In the genome of Carnobacterium pleistocenium FTR1, one region contains:
- the argS gene encoding arginine--tRNA ligase — MDYKLIVAQALKEQIGEALPIEKIVSLLENPKSAEHGDIAFPAFALAKAYRKAPQQIATELGASVTSSLVEKIEVVGPYLNFFLNKKEVSAAVLAEVLEKSGHYGDAEIGENRNVPIDMSSPNIAKPISMGHLRSTVIGNSLANILKKVGFNPIKINHLGDWGTQFGKLIVGYKLWGSEEAVKKDPIGELLNLYVRFHKEAEEKPELDNDAREWFKKLEDGDQEAQDLWKWFREESLKEFNYIYERLNITFDSFNGEAFYNDKMQEVIDLLEEKNVLTVNDGATIVDLEKYNLNPALIKKSDGATLYITRDLAAAIYRKRTYDFALSLYAVGNEQSHHFKQLKAVLKEMNYDWADDMQHIPFGLITQGGKKLSTRQGKIVLLEEVLDDAVASALEQIEEKNTDLPNKELIADQVGIGAVIFHDLKNDRLNNFDFTIEEVVRFEGETGPYVQYTRARAMSILRKSGIAGIDTTIAYSLDDAYSWDIIKLLQSYPDDVKRAYEKFEPSVIAKHAIHLAQAFNRYYANSKVLVDDAQRPARLALVQAVATILKEDLRLLGVESPDQM; from the coding sequence ATGGATTACAAATTAATAGTTGCTCAAGCACTAAAAGAACAGATTGGTGAAGCTTTACCAATCGAAAAAATCGTCAGCTTATTGGAAAATCCAAAATCAGCTGAACATGGAGATATTGCTTTTCCTGCTTTCGCTTTAGCAAAAGCTTACCGTAAAGCTCCTCAACAAATTGCTACTGAATTAGGAGCATCAGTTACTTCTTCTCTTGTAGAGAAAATAGAGGTTGTGGGACCTTATCTCAACTTCTTTTTAAATAAAAAAGAAGTTAGTGCAGCTGTTTTAGCTGAAGTTTTAGAAAAAAGTGGCCATTATGGCGATGCTGAAATTGGTGAAAATAGAAACGTACCTATCGATATGTCCTCACCAAATATTGCAAAACCAATTTCAATGGGCCATTTGCGTTCAACAGTCATCGGAAATTCTTTAGCAAATATTTTAAAAAAAGTCGGTTTTAATCCAATTAAAATCAATCACCTTGGCGACTGGGGAACCCAATTCGGTAAACTGATCGTAGGCTATAAACTTTGGGGCAGCGAAGAAGCTGTTAAAAAAGATCCAATTGGCGAACTTTTAAACTTGTATGTTAGATTTCACAAAGAAGCTGAAGAAAAACCTGAATTAGATAATGATGCTCGTGAGTGGTTTAAAAAATTAGAAGACGGCGATCAAGAAGCTCAAGATCTTTGGAAATGGTTCCGAGAAGAATCTTTAAAAGAATTTAATTATATCTACGAGCGTTTAAATATCACTTTTGATTCTTTCAATGGTGAAGCATTTTATAATGATAAAATGCAAGAAGTAATTGATTTGCTTGAAGAAAAAAATGTGTTGACTGTAAATGATGGAGCTACTATTGTCGATTTAGAAAAATACAATCTAAATCCTGCATTGATCAAAAAATCTGATGGTGCTACTCTGTACATTACCCGTGACTTAGCAGCAGCGATCTACCGTAAACGGACATACGATTTTGCACTGTCTTTATATGCGGTCGGCAATGAACAAAGCCATCACTTCAAACAGTTAAAAGCTGTTTTAAAAGAAATGAATTACGATTGGGCAGATGACATGCAACACATTCCTTTTGGGTTGATCACACAAGGCGGTAAAAAATTATCTACTCGTCAAGGAAAAATTGTTCTACTTGAAGAAGTATTAGATGACGCCGTTGCTTCTGCACTTGAACAAATCGAAGAAAAGAATACCGATTTACCAAACAAGGAACTGATTGCTGACCAAGTTGGTATTGGCGCCGTTATCTTCCACGATTTGAAAAATGATCGGTTAAATAACTTTGACTTTACCATTGAAGAAGTTGTTCGTTTTGAAGGAGAAACAGGTCCTTACGTTCAATACACAAGAGCTCGTGCAATGAGTATCTTAAGAAAATCAGGTATAGCTGGCATCGATACGACTATCGCCTACTCTTTAGATGATGCTTATAGCTGGGATATTATTAAGTTGTTGCAAAGTTACCCAGATGATGTCAAACGTGCCTATGAAAAATTCGAGCCATCTGTGATTGCCAAACACGCGATTCATTTAGCTCAAGCGTTCAATAGATACTATGCAAATAGCAAAGTCCTTGTCGATGATGCTCAAAGACCAGCTCGTTTAGCATTGGTCCAAGCCGTTGCAACTATTTTGAAAGAAGATTTAAGATTATTAGGTGTTGAATCTCCAGATCAAATGTAA
- the argR gene encoding arginine repressor: MKKSNRQLAIKQIITNHDIATQEELLHYLKQEGVEATQATISRDIKEMHLVKTTSSSGNVKYTIFQNNRMSNEEKLQSTLGNVVIRLTQVQFTNVLMTIPGNAHVVAALLDAIDFPEMVGTVGGNDTCLIISKDEEEAKKMYDYLKKWIEA; encoded by the coding sequence ATGAAAAAATCAAACCGACAATTAGCAATCAAACAAATCATTACAAATCATGATATTGCTACACAAGAAGAGTTATTGCATTATCTCAAACAAGAAGGGGTTGAGGCTACACAAGCAACCATTTCAAGAGATATTAAAGAGATGCATTTAGTAAAAACGACTTCATCTAGCGGGAATGTCAAGTATACGATATTCCAAAATAATCGAATGTCTAATGAAGAAAAGCTACAATCTACATTAGGGAATGTTGTGATCCGACTGACGCAAGTACAGTTTACAAATGTATTGATGACGATACCGGGTAATGCTCATGTTGTGGCTGCGTTGTTAGATGCCATTGATTTTCCAGAAATGGTTGGTACTGTAGGTGGTAATGATACTTGTTTAATTATTTCAAAAGATGAAGAAGAGGCAAAAAAAATGTACGATTACTTAAAAAAATGGATTGAAGCATAA
- a CDS encoding phosphohexomutase domain-containing protein, with translation MSEFNLASLQNGSDIRGIAIKTAEHELTLTDERVEKIAYGFAIWLKEVKQLDIQNESKPLKVSVGHDSRLSAERIKKVFTKGLTHAGIDVIDVGLSTTPAMFMSTIYDSYASDGAVMITASHLPFEYNGLKFFTKDGGAEHEDIDFILQHADREKITWENKQGNVTVRSLLNEYAKDLVDKIRIGINDKDQYEKPLTGRHIVVDAGNGAGGFFAEKVLIPLGADTRGSQYLDPDGNFPNHIPNPDNKEAMKSIQEAVLRNKADIGVIFDTDVDRSALVDNNGDTLNRNNLIGVISSILIKDNPGTTIVTSSATSEHLKTFISSLGGKQDRYITGYRNVINRAIQLNKEGTPTSLAIETSGHAALEENYFLDDGAYLVAKILIADADLRKEGKSFSDLITSLNQPVETDEVRFKILPEDVQATGEKVMESFKKYIEKEADLSIEPTNLEGVRVNTTGQYGIGWMLLRMSLHEPLLVLNLESDQEGSIKILREKLKDFFYNQTELDSSRL, from the coding sequence ATGTCTGAATTTAATTTAGCTTCATTACAAAATGGGTCGGATATTCGTGGAATTGCTATCAAAACAGCGGAGCATGAACTAACGTTAACAGATGAACGGGTAGAAAAAATTGCTTATGGGTTTGCCATCTGGTTAAAAGAAGTAAAACAGCTAGATATACAAAATGAAAGTAAGCCACTGAAAGTTTCTGTAGGACATGATAGCCGATTATCAGCTGAGCGTATAAAAAAGGTCTTTACAAAAGGGTTGACTCATGCAGGAATAGATGTGATAGATGTGGGTCTTTCGACTACTCCAGCTATGTTTATGTCCACTATATATGATTCTTATGCAAGTGATGGAGCAGTTATGATAACCGCGAGTCACTTGCCATTTGAGTACAATGGATTAAAGTTTTTTACAAAAGACGGTGGAGCAGAACATGAAGATATTGATTTTATTCTACAGCACGCAGATCGAGAAAAAATCACGTGGGAAAATAAACAAGGAAATGTTACCGTTCGTTCATTATTGAATGAATATGCAAAAGATTTAGTCGATAAGATTCGGATCGGAATCAATGACAAAGATCAATATGAAAAACCCTTAACAGGTCGCCATATTGTTGTTGATGCAGGTAATGGTGCAGGAGGCTTTTTTGCTGAAAAGGTATTGATTCCATTAGGTGCGGATACTAGAGGAAGTCAATATTTAGACCCAGATGGAAATTTCCCAAATCATATTCCAAATCCCGATAATAAAGAAGCAATGAAGAGCATTCAAGAAGCCGTTTTAAGAAATAAAGCCGATATTGGCGTTATTTTTGATACCGATGTAGACCGCTCTGCGTTAGTAGACAATAATGGAGATACGCTGAATCGAAATAATTTGATTGGTGTTATTTCGTCTATCTTGATCAAAGATAATCCAGGAACAACGATCGTTACGAGTTCAGCAACTTCTGAACATTTGAAAACATTTATCTCCTCTCTAGGAGGTAAGCAAGATCGATACATTACTGGGTACCGAAATGTGATCAATCGTGCGATCCAACTAAATAAAGAAGGTACTCCAACTAGTTTAGCCATCGAAACAAGTGGCCATGCAGCGTTAGAAGAAAATTATTTCTTAGATGATGGAGCTTACCTAGTAGCAAAAATCCTTATTGCTGACGCTGATCTGCGAAAAGAAGGGAAAAGTTTTTCTGATTTGATCACTTCTTTAAATCAACCAGTAGAAACGGACGAGGTTCGTTTTAAAATCTTGCCTGAGGACGTTCAAGCAACGGGCGAGAAAGTGATGGAATCATTCAAGAAATATATTGAAAAAGAAGCTGATCTATCCATTGAGCCGACTAATCTAGAAGGTGTACGTGTAAATACCACTGGACAGTATGGTATAGGATGGATGTTGCTGCGAATGAGTTTGCATGAGCCTTTGCTTGTTCTGAATCTTGAGAGTGACCAAGAAGGTTCTATAAAAATATTAAGAGAAAAACTTAAAGATTTTTTCTACAATCAAACCGAGTTAGATTCGTCTCGCTTGTAA
- a CDS encoding aldo/keto reductase — protein MGKPLVESIELYNGVKIPKLGLGLFLMKDEAELVNAVKYAVEVGYRHFDTAKIYGNEAYLARGLKEAGIKREDVFITSKVWNYDEGYEPTKAAFQESLNLLETDYLDLYLIHWATPKYVETWKAIVELYEEGKIKAIGVSNFQIHHLEELKNQGLMQPMINQIETHPEFPQNELHEYMKENGIIHEAWGPLGQGKSELLNHPILIEIGKKYFKTPAQVIIRWHLERGEVVIPKSTHENRILENSSVFNFSLTDEEIQQIDSLETGTRYGGDPDDQERLQKTLIRPV, from the coding sequence ATGGGTAAACCGTTAGTCGAAAGTATTGAATTGTATAATGGAGTTAAGATACCTAAATTAGGTCTTGGATTATTTCTGATGAAAGATGAAGCTGAATTAGTAAATGCGGTTAAATATGCAGTTGAAGTAGGGTACCGTCATTTTGATACAGCTAAAATTTATGGAAATGAAGCATATTTAGCTCGTGGTCTAAAAGAAGCAGGAATTAAAAGAGAAGATGTCTTTATTACATCAAAAGTTTGGAATTACGACGAAGGATATGAACCAACAAAAGCAGCCTTTCAAGAAAGTTTAAATCTGTTAGAAACTGATTATCTAGATTTATATTTAATTCATTGGGCTACTCCAAAATATGTTGAAACATGGAAAGCCATTGTAGAATTATATGAAGAAGGAAAAATTAAAGCAATCGGTGTTTCAAATTTCCAGATCCATCATCTTGAGGAGCTTAAAAATCAAGGATTGATGCAGCCAATGATCAATCAAATTGAAACTCATCCTGAATTTCCGCAAAATGAATTGCATGAATATATGAAAGAAAATGGTATTATTCATGAAGCGTGGGGTCCTTTAGGTCAAGGTAAATCTGAGTTGTTGAACCATCCAATATTAATTGAAATTGGAAAAAAATACTTTAAAACTCCTGCACAAGTCATTATTCGTTGGCATCTAGAAAGAGGAGAAGTGGTTATTCCTAAATCAACTCATGAAAACCGTATTTTAGAAAATAGCAGTGTTTTCAACTTTTCTTTAACAGATGAGGAAATTCAACAAATTGATTCATTAGAAACCGGAACAAGATACGGTGGCGATCCGGATGATCAAGAAAGATTGCAAAAAACGTTAATTAGACCCGTATAA
- the zwf gene encoding glucose-6-phosphate dehydrogenase, which translates to MITEQNVLFTIFGGTGDLAKRKLYPSLYRLYKKGLLKEQFAVIGTARREWTDNHYREIVIETIKDLAVSEEHAIEFASHFYYQSHNVNDSEHYISLKNLAEKLDARYNINGNRLHYLAMSPDFFGTITQQLKQQGLVSKTGFNRLIIEKPFGHDFESATILNEQIREVFDEDQIFRIDHYLGKEMVQNISTVRFANNMIESMWNNRYIDNIQITLSEALGVEERGGYYDKSGALRDMVQNHILQVVSLLAMEPPAKLTDIDIRNEKIKALRAVRIFNPEEVKENFVRAQYDVGSNNDVSLNKYQNELNVAEDSQTETFVAGKVLIDTFRWKGVPFYIRTGKRMAEKGTQINVVFKNVPLNLFSEDVEEKLPSNVLTIFIQPTEGISLQINTKKTGIGLETETFDLKHQHSAETLANSPEAYEKLIFDCLNGDATNFTHWDEVASSWKFVDAIRKEWDQDKTSPPSYPSGSMGPTESDDLLAKDGFYWHWNPTTTDEKRVK; encoded by the coding sequence ATGATAACTGAACAAAATGTTTTATTTACAATCTTTGGTGGAACTGGAGATTTAGCGAAGAGGAAATTGTATCCATCTCTTTATCGCTTATATAAAAAAGGACTTTTAAAAGAACAATTTGCTGTAATTGGAACCGCTAGAAGAGAATGGACCGACAATCATTATCGTGAAATAGTAATTGAAACAATCAAAGATTTGGCCGTTTCAGAAGAGCATGCTATCGAATTTGCTAGTCATTTTTACTATCAATCACACAATGTGAATGATTCAGAACACTATATTAGTTTAAAGAATCTTGCTGAAAAATTGGATGCCCGCTATAATATAAATGGGAATCGTTTGCATTATTTAGCCATGTCTCCTGATTTTTTTGGCACGATCACTCAACAATTGAAGCAACAAGGATTGGTATCAAAAACTGGGTTTAACCGTTTAATCATCGAGAAACCTTTTGGTCATGACTTTGAAAGTGCTACTATCTTAAATGAGCAAATTCGAGAAGTATTTGATGAAGACCAAATTTTCCGAATTGATCATTACCTTGGAAAAGAAATGGTACAAAATATTTCTACTGTACGTTTTGCCAATAATATGATTGAATCGATGTGGAATAACCGCTACATTGATAATATTCAAATTACGTTAAGTGAAGCCCTTGGAGTAGAAGAACGTGGCGGTTACTATGATAAAAGTGGTGCTTTAAGGGATATGGTGCAAAATCATATTTTACAAGTTGTGTCTCTTTTAGCAATGGAGCCTCCTGCAAAACTAACAGATATAGACATTCGCAATGAAAAAATAAAAGCTTTACGCGCTGTTCGGATTTTCAACCCTGAAGAAGTGAAAGAAAATTTTGTTCGTGCTCAATATGATGTTGGCTCTAACAATGATGTTTCATTGAACAAGTATCAAAATGAACTGAATGTTGCAGAAGACTCACAAACAGAAACGTTTGTAGCAGGAAAAGTTTTAATTGACACATTCCGTTGGAAAGGTGTTCCTTTTTATATTCGTACTGGTAAACGGATGGCCGAGAAAGGGACACAAATCAATGTTGTCTTTAAGAATGTTCCGTTGAATTTATTCAGTGAGGATGTTGAAGAAAAACTTCCTTCAAATGTACTGACTATTTTTATTCAGCCAACTGAAGGTATTTCTCTTCAAATCAATACAAAGAAAACAGGAATCGGTTTAGAAACAGAAACATTTGATCTTAAACACCAGCATTCAGCTGAAACGCTCGCAAATAGTCCAGAGGCCTATGAAAAACTAATCTTTGACTGTTTGAATGGAGATGCAACAAACTTTACCCATTGGGATGAAGTAGCTTCTTCTTGGAAATTCGTTGATGCTATCCGCAAGGAATGGGATCAAGATAAAACGAGTCCTCCTAGTTATCCAAGTGGTTCTATGGGACCAACGGAAAGTGATGATTTATTGGCTAAAGATGGTTTTTACTGGCATTGGAATCCAACTACTACTGATGAAAAAAGGGTAAAATAA
- a CDS encoding KUP/HAK/KT family potassium transporter, whose amino-acid sequence MENKLTQKQKKSISVAGLLVTLGVVYGDIGTSPLYVMKALIEGNGGLASVTNEFIYGALSLVIWTLTLLTTIKYVLIALRADNHGEGGIFSLYALIRKKAGWLIIPAMIGGAALLADGILTPAVTVTTAVEGLRTIPAYVSFFGTGQDTVIFITLIIITFLFLIQRFGTEVIGKFFGPLMFLWFLMIGSIGLVNVWGNFDIFHSLSPIYGIQFLFSETNKAGFLILGSVFLATTGAEALYSDLGHVGRKNIYLTWPYVKICLLLSYLGQGAWLLKVKDNEELQVISGFNPFFEMMPDQFRMIGVVAATLAAIIASQALISGSYTLVSEAIKLKLLPRLKTIYPSTSKGQLYIPVVNTILWISCLGVVLYFKNSEHMESAYGLAITITMLMTTILLFNYLIIKKVPKVIAGMMIIFFGLLEITFFISSISKFFHGGFVTIIIAATIMIVMVVWYKASNIERDFVREVSIEDYKDHLKNIKAETSIPQYATNLVYLTSKETSGMVDNEIIYSIFDKQPKRAEVYWFVNILVTDEPRTMEYTVDTFGTDYIVKIQLRLGFRVPQQVSTYLRQIVIDLMKEGAIKKQPQKWSTNKFNQNIGDFCFVLVREELSVDSELSKMSRFIMSVKLAIKKVSVSPIKWFGLEYTDVKIEHVPLLLGSRKKTNLKRVATKKV is encoded by the coding sequence TTGGAAAACAAGTTAACACAAAAACAAAAAAAAAGTATTTCGGTTGCTGGATTGTTAGTAACACTAGGTGTTGTTTACGGAGATATCGGGACTTCTCCACTCTATGTAATGAAGGCTTTAATAGAGGGAAACGGAGGATTAGCTTCCGTTACAAATGAATTTATTTATGGAGCTCTTTCTTTGGTAATTTGGACGCTGACGTTGTTGACGACCATTAAGTACGTACTGATTGCTTTAAGAGCAGACAATCACGGAGAAGGAGGCATTTTTTCGCTTTATGCCTTGATTAGGAAAAAAGCGGGTTGGCTTATTATTCCTGCAATGATCGGAGGAGCAGCTCTTTTAGCAGATGGGATCTTAACTCCCGCGGTCACAGTTACAACTGCAGTTGAAGGTTTGAGAACCATTCCTGCCTATGTTTCTTTTTTTGGAACCGGTCAAGATACGGTTATCTTTATCACACTTATCATTATTACTTTTTTATTTTTGATTCAAAGATTTGGAACAGAAGTTATCGGGAAATTTTTTGGTCCGCTAATGTTTCTTTGGTTTTTAATGATTGGATCAATAGGTCTAGTGAATGTATGGGGCAATTTTGATATTTTTCATTCATTATCGCCAATATATGGCATTCAATTTTTGTTTAGTGAAACTAATAAAGCTGGCTTCTTAATATTGGGGAGTGTTTTCTTGGCAACTACCGGAGCGGAAGCTTTGTATTCCGATTTAGGTCATGTTGGCCGTAAAAATATTTATTTAACGTGGCCATACGTTAAAATTTGTTTATTGCTAAGCTATCTAGGACAAGGGGCATGGCTTTTAAAAGTGAAAGATAATGAGGAACTACAAGTTATATCTGGCTTTAATCCATTTTTTGAAATGATGCCAGATCAATTCCGAATGATAGGAGTAGTAGCCGCTACTTTAGCCGCTATAATTGCTTCGCAAGCTTTAATATCAGGTTCATATACACTAGTATCTGAAGCTATCAAATTAAAGCTATTGCCACGATTGAAAACTATTTATCCTTCAACTTCTAAAGGTCAATTGTATATTCCAGTTGTAAATACTATTTTATGGATATCCTGTCTAGGAGTTGTACTGTATTTTAAAAATTCTGAGCATATGGAATCAGCATATGGACTAGCCATTACCATTACGATGTTAATGACGACCATTCTTTTATTCAACTACTTGATTATAAAAAAAGTTCCAAAAGTGATAGCAGGGATGATGATCATATTCTTTGGTTTATTAGAGATCACATTCTTTATTTCTAGTATTTCAAAATTTTTCCATGGGGGATTTGTAACGATTATTATTGCAGCAACTATTATGATTGTGATGGTTGTATGGTATAAAGCAAGTAACATAGAACGAGATTTTGTCAGAGAAGTGAGCATTGAAGACTATAAAGATCATTTGAAAAATATCAAGGCTGAAACATCTATTCCACAATATGCTACTAACTTAGTCTATCTAACTAGCAAAGAAACCTCTGGTATGGTTGATAATGAAATTATTTACTCAATCTTTGATAAACAACCAAAGCGGGCGGAAGTTTATTGGTTTGTTAATATTCTGGTAACAGATGAACCAAGAACAATGGAGTATACTGTAGATACTTTTGGTACGGACTATATTGTTAAGATACAATTGCGTCTTGGTTTTAGAGTTCCTCAACAAGTGAGTACCTATTTAAGGCAAATCGTCATAGATTTGATGAAAGAAGGAGCCATAAAAAAACAACCTCAAAAATGGTCCACAAATAAATTTAATCAAAACATTGGTGATTTTTGCTTTGTTTTAGTTCGTGAAGAACTATCAGTAGATTCTGAACTTTCCAAAATGAGTCGTTTTATTATGTCTGTAAAATTAGCAATTAAAAAAGTATCTGTTTCACCAATAAAATGGTTTGGTCTTGAATATACAGATGTGAAAATTGAACATGTTCCTTTACTGCTTGGAAGTCGTAAGAAAACAAACTTGAAGCGAGTAGCTACAAAAAAAGTATGA
- a CDS encoding DEAD/DEAH box helicase, with protein sequence MEHTFEKFGLQPFLIDAINEIGFTQPTEVQQKLIPAIQNGKSVIGQSQTGSGKTHTFLLPLINKIDPSRNEVQVVITTPSRELAEQIYQAALQLVEKAPTKIIVQNFVGGTDKKRQMAKLVGTQPHIVIGTPGRILDLVSEKSLLIYTAPVLVIDEADMTLDMGFLTDVDQIASKLPEKLQMLVFSATIPIKLQPFLKKYMSNPLFEHIQPKEIISSTIENWLISTKGKDRIDVIYELLTIGQPYLVMIFANTKTKVDELADGLKSRGIKVAKIHGDIPPRERKRVMKQVQNLEYQFVVATDLAARGIDIEGVSHVINAEIPRDLSFFIHRVGRTGRNNLKGTAITLYAPSDESLIVDIEKLGITFEPKSIQKGEIVDTYDRKRRTTRENSATDKIDPKLKSMINKTKKKVKPGYKKKMSRAIKESGLKQRRVERRSQANVIKKANKKK encoded by the coding sequence ATGGAACATACCTTTGAAAAGTTTGGGTTACAACCTTTTTTAATTGACGCAATAAATGAAATTGGTTTTACACAACCAACTGAAGTACAACAAAAACTTATACCGGCTATCCAAAACGGAAAGAGTGTTATTGGTCAATCACAAACGGGTTCAGGAAAGACTCATACATTTTTACTTCCATTAATAAATAAAATTGATCCATCACGTAATGAAGTGCAAGTGGTGATTACTACACCAAGTAGAGAATTAGCAGAACAAATTTATCAAGCAGCGTTACAACTCGTTGAAAAAGCTCCTACTAAGATCATTGTACAAAATTTTGTAGGTGGAACAGATAAAAAAAGACAAATGGCTAAATTAGTAGGAACACAACCGCATATTGTTATTGGAACGCCAGGTAGAATTTTAGATTTGGTCTCTGAAAAATCTTTATTGATTTATACAGCTCCAGTATTGGTTATTGATGAAGCTGATATGACTTTGGATATGGGATTTTTAACAGATGTTGATCAAATTGCAAGTAAATTACCTGAAAAATTACAAATGTTAGTTTTTTCAGCTACTATACCTATCAAATTACAACCATTTTTGAAAAAGTATATGTCTAATCCATTATTTGAACACATTCAACCTAAAGAAATTATTTCTTCAACGATTGAAAATTGGCTTATTTCTACAAAAGGGAAAGATCGAATTGATGTCATTTATGAACTATTAACAATTGGCCAACCTTATTTAGTGATGATTTTTGCGAACACGAAAACTAAGGTTGATGAATTAGCTGATGGTCTTAAATCTAGAGGAATAAAAGTTGCTAAGATTCACGGAGATATCCCACCACGTGAAAGAAAACGTGTGATGAAACAAGTCCAAAATCTTGAATATCAATTTGTTGTTGCAACTGATCTAGCTGCACGCGGTATCGATATTGAAGGTGTATCACATGTAATTAATGCTGAAATCCCAAGAGACCTTAGTTTCTTTATTCACCGTGTCGGTAGAACAGGAAGAAACAATCTTAAAGGAACAGCTATCACTCTTTACGCTCCAAGCGATGAAAGTCTAATTGTCGATATTGAAAAATTAGGCATTACTTTTGAACCAAAATCGATTCAAAAGGGTGAAATAGTCGATACGTATGACCGTAAACGCCGTACGACTCGTGAAAATAGTGCTACTGATAAAATTGATCCTAAATTAAAAAGTATGATTAATAAAACTAAGAAAAAAGTTAAACCAGGTTATAAGAAAAAAATGTCACGTGCTATTAAAGAAAGTGGTTTGAAACAACGTCGAGTTGAACGTCGTAGTCAAGCTAATGTGATAAAAAAAGCAAACAAGAAAAAATAA
- a CDS encoding DUF1189 domain-containing protein: MEFIKFNRYNKINSFLFNYLFQEFFIKSGEIIINIIHLFKDSLLHPENLVRAINLKKGKVFLYFLFIAFIAAIPLWIQSSQTIDDFSRDGQIIAESIPAFQIENDQIVTNEPVDSYIYQTDSIIFTFDPNGERTIEDVERDLIGNLIGIAFLEDGLYFSLPNYPIQFPYAQLNGLTSDSFIDLILSVESFGGVLQTLTFILLLLIALLLTFIYTVLSTLFANIISIIFGKQLKFRESFKIVLFASTLPTLFIAFLNSFGLIPSFQMEIKIALTLFIYYLAIRTIPKPKKQS, from the coding sequence ATTGAGTTTATTAAATTTAACCGCTACAATAAAATAAACTCATTTCTATTTAACTATTTATTTCAAGAATTTTTTATCAAGTCAGGAGAGATCATTATCAACATAATCCATCTATTTAAAGACTCATTACTCCACCCAGAAAACCTCGTTCGAGCAATCAATTTGAAAAAAGGTAAAGTATTCCTTTATTTTTTATTTATTGCTTTTATTGCTGCCATCCCACTTTGGATCCAAAGCAGCCAGACAATAGATGATTTTAGTCGAGATGGACAAATAATCGCAGAAAGCATCCCGGCCTTTCAAATAGAAAATGATCAGATTGTTACAAATGAACCTGTAGATAGCTATATCTATCAAACTGACTCTATTATTTTCACATTTGATCCTAATGGGGAAAGAACCATTGAGGATGTAGAGCGAGACTTGATTGGGAACTTAATAGGCATTGCTTTTTTAGAAGACGGCCTTTATTTTAGTCTTCCCAATTATCCTATCCAATTTCCATATGCTCAATTAAATGGCTTAACAAGTGATTCTTTTATCGATCTTATCCTAAGTGTTGAATCATTTGGTGGGGTTTTGCAGACTCTCACTTTTATCTTACTTTTGTTGATTGCTCTTCTTCTCACCTTTATATATACTGTCTTGTCTACTTTATTTGCGAACATTATTTCAATAATATTTGGGAAACAGTTGAAATTCCGCGAAAGCTTCAAAATTGTTTTATTCGCCTCTACTTTGCCAACTTTATTTATTGCTTTCTTAAATAGCTTTGGTCTGATTCCTTCTTTTCAAATGGAAATCAAAATAGCACTGACACTGTTCATCTATTATCTAGCTATTCGAACTATTCCTAAACCTAAGAAGCAATCTTAA